The genomic DNA gaagaggaacaAGAGAGAAGACAATGACCCAAAGGTGCTGTGACCACTGGGGAAGGACAGGTACCTTGTCGGATTTTGCGTGAACTGGGACTGgcttgtcgaggtcgacaTGGTATGtgttgagcagctcgagcagccAGTGGTAGGGCGTCCACTCTGTCCTGTCGCCTTGACGCCAGGTGGACTTCATTGAGTCCCTTGGGTTCGGTTGCGCACCCATGATAGACGAATGCTCTTTTTGTCAAGGTGTACGCCTGTGGTGTGTGAAGTTGCAACGCCAGGAGTAGCCCAAGAGGCAACAACGAGGATGGGGTATTGATGAATctgagggaggagggaaggaTTCGAGACAGCCCAGTTATGCACGCTGTGCGTGCTGCCCACTTTAAGTATCCTGCCGAGAGAGTATCGCCTCGTCAAACAGGCTTCGACGTTGCACACGGAGCGTTTAAGAAATGGACGCACCGATACGCCGCTATTACCAGCTAAATGGACGAGCCAAGACCaaacgcccgcgcccgccgcgtaGCCCTTTGTGGTGGGAGGCCGCATGACGACGGTATCCCAAATCGAGTCCCCTCCCAGCCCAGAGGTTGCGTGCGTTTCGACATGTGTTGTTACATTGGCGCGCGGACGGAGCAGTTCCCCCGACGCGCCGTTGCGGTTTAGCGGCATCGTGCTGCCAGCCAGTCGGCACATGAATGACGCTCCAGCGGGGGGGTAGTTATGTGGATTCAATGTTGTGGAACAAGAGGGAAGGAGGCGGGCGGACCCCAACCTCGAGTCCCATTTCGGGCCATTCCCCACGATTCCTTACCCGCTCGTGCCCTTGTCTGGACGCTGGAGCTTGCCCGGGGGGCCAAGCGTTGCCTCTCACGTGCTTGGCCAGGACTGAGGGCTATCCAAAGACGGCGAAGCTTGCTTTGCACTTTGTCCGAGAACGGCACAGAGTGTTGTGccgcgtggcggcgggcggatggGGGCCCCTGGACCCCAGAATGACGGAGGCTGGCCGAGGCAGGCCGTGCAACgccgggcgacgagctggacgtTTTCACGACAGGGACTCAGAGTAGTAGCTACCTATATAGGTTGCgtgcgcgcctcgtcgggcgtgtCAAGGAATGTCCCGTTTTCTGCGCCAAGGCTCGTCAAATTCTGTGTCCGTCTACCTTGTTCCGTGGCTTGTTATCCATCTTTCACGTCCGcaccgcccgcgtcgccgccatgtctTCTTCTGTCATCGCAGCCCTCCAGTCCGGCCCAGTTCAGGCCCTGCACTACCTACGACGCGCCCTCCTGTCTCCGGTCCTGTCCGGTTCGCTTCTCCTTGCGCTGCTTGCTGCTCCAGAGGAGCTCCGCCACGCCGCGTTGAAGCGCCTCTCGCTCCCTACAAACTATGACCTCACCGTGGCCAAGACGGTCCTGCAGGTCCTCCTGGGCCTGGGGATCGCGCGGACCGTCAACCTCGCCCtcagcgccatggcggccaaCTCGTGGcgcgtgacggcggcgtctggctgGGACTGGCCCAAGGAGATTGCCGTTGTCACGGGCGGATGCAGCGGCATCGggcacggcatcgtcgaaCGGCTGGTCCGCCGTCAAGTCAAGGTTGCCATTCTAGACATCCAGGAGCTCCCAAAGACTTTGCAGGGGCATCCCTTGGTTCGGTACTACAAGTGCGACATCACGTCTCCCGACTcggtggccaaggccgccgatgccatccGAAAAGAGCTGGGACACCCGACGATTCTCATCAACAACGCGGGCATCACCAAGCCGATGCCCATTCTCAAGATGCCACAGGAGTTCCTGCTGAAAATCTTCGGCGTCAATTGCATGTCCCACTGGACCACGGTGCAGCAGTTTCTCCCGCGCATGATCCAGGTCAACAAGGGCCACGTTGTCACCGTCGCCAGCCTGGCCTCGTTCATTGCTCTGGCCAATGCCGCCGACTACTCCGCCACCAAGGCTGCTGCGCTGGCATTCCACGAGTCCCTCGCTTGCGAGCTCAAGCATTTTTACAAGGCCGACAGCGTTTTGACCACTGTGGTCCACCCGAATTTCGTGCGGACGCCGCTTATCAAGGACTTTGATGACCGCTTGGAAGGAGAGGGCCTTCGGCTGTTGACGAGCGATCATGTGGCCGACACGATTGTCAACCAGGTCTTTAGCAGAAGAGGCGCGCAGTTGATCATACCCGATACCCAGGCTGTTGTTTCTGGCCTGAGGGGATGGCCAACGTGGCTGCAGGTAGTGATTCGAAACACGATTGGCAAGAGTGCGACAAAGATGTAATGGGAGGGGCAAGAGGTTCAATTGCGAGGCCGTGGAGATGGTGGCCTTTGGTTAGGAAGCCACGCGCCCGGGGATGGATGTTGACACCAAGTCCTATGAGGCGTAAGGCTGATGAATATAATTTGCTCTTATCAGATGAAACATCTGCCTCGGTACACCTCGAAGGTTAAAGGCCTTTGTATGTTTTGACACTTTCCAAAGTCCTAGCTGGTGTAGCTATCGCAACGCCAAGCTTTACCAGGGTCGAAGGCGTGGTGGCTAGCTCGTTGAACGAACGCCTGCCTGGTGCCATCTCGCCACCCCTCGTGATCAACGTCATTGTAGGGCGGTCCTGAACCCCTCCCGCCGTAATAGCTGCAACACGTTCCCCGAACGGCCAGTGCGCCTGGACCGCTGGTAGCTCGATTGATCGCGGAGCCACGCAATACTTACGTAGTCAGTACGCAACCAAAATTCCGGCTCCGAGGCTACGTCCCCCACCGCACGTGCACTCTGATCATTTTTACTTCAACAAGACCCTTCACCAAGCCCCTGCTGAAGgccctcccccatccccgGAAGATGCCACTACTACCAAGACGGGCCAGGCTTGCGACAAGAATGGGGCCGGGCTGCTCCAATATCTCCCCTGAGCCGTGACCCACACGGCCCCGGTAGGCGGGATGCACCGAAGCCCCGTCCCTCCGGCCTCAGTCGTGAAACGCGtcggcaccaccacgggcaGCACATGTGCCGAGTGTCAAAATACAAATGAATACAAAACTCCAAGGCTCCTGGCGCACCGTACGTGACCCTAGCTCGTCCATCGTGTAGCGCATGCCAACTCGACCATCTACGGGTCCTAGCCGTCGTCCACAACCACCACGGCCGTGCTGGCGAGAATTTGTTGACAACAAGACAATCATGGGCAAGAGTGCGAGTAGCCAGTCTCCTCAAGATGTCGACTTTGAGGTCATCATAGTTGGCGCTGGGATATCTGGCATCAATGCGGCCTACCGCGTGAAGCAGCAAGCACCCCCGGGCACCAGACTCACCATCCTTGAGGGCCGAGACAGCATCGGTGGCACGTGGGACCTCTTCCGTTACCCTGGCATCAGGTCCGACTCGGACATCTTCACATTCGGCTTCTCCTGGAACCCATGGCCGCATCAAACAACTCTGGGCCTGGGTGCAGAGATTAAAGAATACCTGATCCAGTCCGCTAAAGTCGCCGGGGTCGATGAGCAAATCAGATACCAACACAAGGTCACAACAGCCAGCTGGGTCTCGGGCCAAAACTATTGGGAGGTTTCTGTGAGCGCGAAGAATAGCGAAAAGCCCAAGCTCTTTCGCACGCGATTTCTCGTCTTCGGCACCGGGTATTACGACTACGACCAGCCCCTGGAGGCAGTCATCCCGGGCATCAAAGACTTCAAGGGAAAGGTCATCCATCCCCAATTTTGGCCCAAGGACTATGACTACACCAACAAAGAAATGGTCGTCATAGGCAGTGGAGCGACTGCTGTGACCATCGTACCGTCCGTGGCGGACAAGGTTAAACACGTCACCATGTTGCAGAGAAGCCCGACATACATATTTCCATTGCCGCAGTACCCAAAGCTCACGTCCTTCATGTTCGCTTTGATGCCTTCTCGCATGGCCCAGCTGGCGAACCGATTGCTGTGGATTATCCAGGGTTATCTCATGATTGCTGCCTGCAGGACCTTTCCCGGGCTGGTTAGGAGAGTTATCCGGGCCATCAACAAAAAGCTACTTCCGCCCAACATTCCTTGCGACCCTCACTTCACCCCACGATATAAGCCTTGGGAACAGCGAGTTTGTGCTTCTTTGGACGGCGACTTCTTCGCAGCCTTGCGCTCAGGCAAGGCAAGCGTCGCTACTGACACGATTGTAACCGTTACGGAAGACACGATCGAGCTGAACTCGGGAGCTGTCATTCGCCCCGACGTCATAGTCACGGCTACGGGTCTCAAGCTCAagtttggcggcggtgttCAATTCTCCGTGGATGGAAAGCCGCTGGACCCTACAAAGGGGTTCATGTGGAAGTCCTCCATGATCCAGGATCTCCCCAACGTTGTATTCTGCGTCGGGTACCAAGATGCCTCCTGGACGCTAGGGGCCGACTGTGCCGCGCAGCTTCTAACGCGTCTCATGTGGGAGCTGCGAAGTAGCAACGCAACTGTGGCCATGCCGCATCTTGAGAAGCCGGAGGAAATGGAGGTCAAACCCTTAATGAGCCTGTCAGCGACGTACCTAAAGAACATCAATAAGGCCCTTCCCAAAGCCGGGACGGGGTCGTGGAGGCCGAGGACTCACTACACGGCAGACTTGTATGCAGCAAAATGGGGTGATATTAGATCTGGACTTCTCATCAAGTAGACCTGTACAATAGATGACCAAGACTTTTCTTCGAACTTTGTATCCGCCTGCGCGTGTTCTGCTCTTTGGAATTGGGCTAAGACGAAGCATGCAGGTATCATAGCATGTCTTATACGGTATGTACTCAGCGATACTTGGTGGATTGGTGCCAATGGTTCAAGCCGTGGGCATGTATTGGCAATGTGTGCATCTGATCAAATCGACCCTGCTGGAACTTGACCATGTCTAATTTAGCGGAGTTTGCCAATTGAGAGTTTGCCAATGAGAGGCCGGTCATCAGCGCTGACCAGCGTCAGGGAGTTAGTTCCGTCACCAAGGCTTGCTTTCGAGCTTAGTGAGGAAGTAGGCGGCCTGAAGTCCATGGAACCCTCACCGCACAGTCTCCCGCCCTCAGGACTGGCATCCACACAGCTGTCGGCTACGTGAGACAAAAACGAGGCGCGAAGGTTGGACTTCCATCCGACCGATGCATGCCATGGTGTGAATTATGACTTGAGAAAATTAATCGCAGTCTGCGGAGGCTACATACGAAATGGCACTGTGGTGGCCTGCCAGGCCCCACGGCGGATGATCCCGTCGATATGATGCTGCCGGCATGCAGCTTTATCAGTAGTGGCTCATGCAGAGTAACCGTCCTGCCGAGCGACTCTAAATCCAAATGGGGCACTATAATGGCGTCCCGTCGCGAACGGGTTCTCTAAATAACCCCTCAGCGGTGATAAGTGCGTCTACGGGGCTAGCTAAATAATGGTGCTTGTGAATCTGTGTGTGAGCTCTGCGATGTGGGTGTGGCACGGAAAAGGAGGCGGGCTGCATTTTGTAAGACGGGCAGAAATTACCCCGCCGACTCAGTCCAGCAGGTCCAGGTTGCCGTCCAGCTCGCCATGAGAGGTCTTTTCGTCGCGCGTGCGAAGGAGCCAGTGTGTTGTGCGTGGGCGCCTAGTGTTTGATCCGCCATTGTCTGCCGGCTTGTTGGGGTGGATCGTAGATTGAAGATGCGTGCCTATCTTCGTCCCAGAAATTGTCCCGAGCATTTGATCAGGCCAACAAGCGGCTCACGAGTTGGAGGCGGAAagccaagcaagcaccaGCGCTAACTACTCACCTTGCAAGGGTGTTGATGAGCCGTTTTGTGGTGGCTGTGTCAACCATATTTGATTGCTTGCATCGACAACAGCCCACCACAGGGCTGACCCCGAGGCGTCCTCGCGTCTGTCCGGGAGGCCGCATTGATATCAACACGGCGCCCACGATGgacaccacccaccatcAGCCGCGACGGAGTGGTCAGGCGCGAATCCATCTTCTGCGGGCGGCCCcccctggcctggcggggCTAGGGCTGAGAGTTAAATCACAACGCCCGGGCGCTTCAAACATCTTTATAACGGGCGGCGACCCCCCAGAGGCTGTTTGAAGTTGAAGCTGGGGTGGACGACGCTTCGAACCTCCAGTGTTGCAGTTTCTGctacgccgccgtcaccatgtcttaccagcagcagcccggaTACGCGCCTcaacagccgcagcagcagcagcaggtccatcaccagcaacagcaacactatccgcctcctccgacgCACgccctccagcagcagcagcccccgcAACAGACACAACAGCAGTATGCCAACGTTGTTGCCCAACCAGGGGCACAGCATCTACAGCACCAGCAGGGCCCCGCGCCCACCGACAGCGGCGCCTTCCATGGTGGAACCTACAACATCACCCACCGCGACACCAATGCGGTGCTCGGTGTAAAcctgcagcccggcgccgtcgtgcgcgccAAGCCTGGCGCAATGATCCACATGGCGGGCAGTATCCAGTTGACTGGCAAAGTCAAGTTCTCGATGAAGAAGCTCCTCACCGGcagcgacatggccgagtcGACATATGCCGGGCCCGGCCGACTCGCGTTGGGCCCTACCCTGTTTGGCGACATCATTACGCTGCATCTCGATGGGCGACAGTCCTGGACCATTGGCAAGGACGCGTTCCTGGCCTGTACCCCCGATGTCagcaaggaggccaaggctCAGGGCTTCAGCAAAGCTTTGTTCTCCGGGGAGGACCTGTTTGTCTACCGTGTTGCGGGTCAGGGAATCATCTGGCTCACGAGCTTCGGCGCCGTAGACCGACTTGATGTAGGTGAACCCTTTGCGCGCCCGCGTTGTCTCTGTGCTTACTCTCAGGACAGCTCCAGCCTGGTGAGCAACACATCGTCGACAACGGCCATCTTGTCGCATGGAGTTGCGACTATAAAATCGAaagggccggcggcggaaccATGGGCAGCCTCAAGACAGGCGAGGGTCTCGTGTGTCGCTTCACGGGCCCTGGGGCCGTCTACGTGCAGACGCGGAATAGGGACGAGTTCCAGGCGTTTATCCGCGCGAGTGCCGGTGGCGCCTCCTGAGGCATACGATTGGAGTGTCTGGCAACAAGTTGTTCATGTTGGCAATGGTGTCGGTGGGAGAAGAGACACCGTCATGGATGGCTTTTGGGGCTCGACAGCACCGTCAGGCTATGTGCATGTTGACCCGACCCGGTCTCAGAGAACGGTTTGCTACCTCGAGTACATTGCTTCGCCGCCATTCTTCATGCCTGGAACCTGAACCGCGGATCTCGTGTGCTGGTAACCCCTTCAGTCGAGTAGTCGCCCATCACGCCTGCGCCTTGGGTTCGATCCCGTCGCCTATTCTCCCACCTCATCCATAGGGAGTACGACAAGTTCCCCGTGATGACAACCGCACACATTCCAACGTTTGTCGTAAGGCTGGTAACATATCGCGGCGCCTCGTTGCTGCGATAAATATTGCTGGACAGAATTCCACCGCAATTTCCAATCGACGTGTATAGGCCGCTCATCATGGCACGTGCATTCAGGTTTGGGATGTTTACCACGGTCCAAGCAGATCCGATGATGTCGGTCGGATACGCCTAGGAAAGATCAGCCTGGCTCATCAACTTCTCGCTCAAAGTTAAATCTTACACCAATCGTGCATAAGAACATGGCAAAGTATAGCACGGCTGTATTTGACGTGTCTATAGTCAGAAGGATGATGTATCCAGTAAGGCTGACGGCTGTTGACGCGGTGATGTGTCCACCTCGTTCTCGGAAGTGATCCGAGGATCTACACCAACAGATCAGAAGTACAGCGCCGGTGAGTGCTGGAGCGACGGTGTACTAGTCTCATCAGTATCCCCATGGAGTATAGGATGGCTAACGCGTATATCAGATACATACCAGATTGGTCTTGATGACGCTAAATTGGAGCCTTTTGACGATTATGGCCAGGAAATTTGCGTTTGACGTTGTTATAACGCCAGACGTGAATCCCAGAAGCACACGTATATATCCGTGAACTGTGCGAAACTCCCCAAGAGCCTCTCGCCAGCTGAAACCTTCTTCGAGCGTAGAGACGGAGTCCTGTTGAAGCCGAACGCACGCAGCAACCTTCTCTTCCTCGTTGAGGAACCAGGCGGAGTTCACACCAAATGGCAGCAAGGCAAACAGCACGAATGACCAGACGACAGTTAAGCCACCTTCGAGAAAGAAGAGGTATGCCCAGCTCGGGTAGGCGCCGCTTTTGATATGGAAAACGGCATAGGCAAGGAGACCACCAAAGGCAGAGGACGAGACAAGCGCTGCGTAGAAGATTCCGATACGAGTGGCAAGCTCTGCCCTGGTGTACCAGATGGAGAGGTAGTAGATGACCCTTTTAATAATTTGTCAGCTTTTCTTCACGAGTCTGCGTCCAGGCTGGGGAATTGCGTAACTCACGACGCTAGGAATCCTGACTCGAATGCCCCGACAAAGACACGACAGATGACAATGTCCCTGAAGTTCTTGGAGAAGCCGCTAGCCAAGGAAGCACATCCGAAGACAAGCAGCATCCCTGGAATTGTCCAACGCGCGCCAAGCCATTTCGTCAACAGAGTGACCGCCGGTCCGAGTACGATGAACGGGATTTGATAAAAAGTCAAAATTTGGTTGAACTGATTGCCAACAAGACCAAGATCCTCTTCAAGCCCCGCAGTATGCGCGTTTGAGACGCTGCTGCGATCAAGAGAGCTTCGACAAAGTCAATTCCACAAATCTGCATCGGGCCAGTGAGGGAACAAACTTGAAGAGGTATGCAAGCGTCAATAACGGCAGCAAAATGAAATCGGCTTTGAGCTTGATGCGCTTCACAATCGCGGGATCGGGCGCGGACGATAGCTCGATCTCCTGCTTCTCGGTTTCCTCAAAGGTACTGGCTGGATTGCCACTCAAGTACATTGTTGGGGCCATTTTTGGGGTTAAAAAGTATCAGACAAGTTTTCTTTTGCGAGTGGTTCGCTTACTGTTTACTTATATAGTGCTTTGGGGGACTGGCGGGGACGCGTTTGCTTCTCCGCGTCGGAGATCCATGCTATAACGTGGCCTTGCCCACTCCTATCTTGACTTGGAGAGAGTTATCGGTACGCCATTTTAACCCCGGATTTTACCCCAGAGCCCATCGATTGGCCTCGAAACAATGAATTTTTGGGTCTCAACGTATTCATTGGCTGACATGGAGCTGCTTGGATTCCAAGCCTCGGGGAGTGTTCCGAAGCGGACCCACAACATGTCGGCTATCCCGAGCTGATCGGGAATTCCCATTCCTTGAGTTGGCTTCTTTGGCAATAAAACAACTATGAGTGAGAGCAGCCGCTATCGGCCCCATAGTTGTCCAACACCCAGGAACCAAATCGCAATAGGACCCGGACGCTTTATCTTTAATATACCGGTGCCTCCACCCAGATATGACAtggaaggagagagaggtTGAGCTGGGTGTTGTGTAAAAGATTAAATGGACCCACGAGCGCGATTTTACAGATCTCACGCGTCTTTCGCTCAATCAATCCAGAAACCATAAGTAGTCCTCCTTGGATATATCGAACGGGTCAATAGAACATTAGTAGGGCCAGGCTAGTCTAGCTACCATATCCGTCGACGGTGGTCGATCGTTTACTGTCCATGGATAGAAGAACACTAGTATTGTCTAGTTCTTTAACTTATGTGTCCATGGTTCTAAGTAATCCTATTAGGACGTCAGTTTCTATGAACCTGACTATTAAGATCGGTGAAGTGATGTCACCCACTGGATGGAACGCTCCACTCTTTTAAGCTCATGCTGGTCCCGGCATCCGGGCCCGCGTGGGGTGGGATTACCATGGAGGTGCTGCAATCACGCGGTAGTACTTCATAGCAGCACCCCTGTTAGCCTTGGGGTCCAGAGGTCGATTCCTACGGCACGTGGCATTGCCATGGCACACTTAATTCCCACCGCAGGTCTAAGTCGCTGCTGGCATGGTCATGGCTCTCGTGTATATAGACAAGTATCATGCTACTTGACAAAGCCCCAGGGGGCTACTCTTCGGGCGACACGCGCGTGGCGTATACAAATAATTGAACACCTCCTCTCACGTTCCTTTTGAAGACATCACATTTGCATGGAACCGTTAGCCTATTTCCCATACACACGGCTCTAGCATTTACGCAACAAACGGAAGGACTTGCTTCATATTTTCGTACTATGGCCTCGACTCAGTCGTCGCTAGGGACCATTGCGGCACGACGGGCATAGCCTTGGTGGCAGTGGGCATGTAGAGATACCTGCAGGGTTCATGCTTATGCATGTTGCCCCTCGCGCTCGGCAACAAACTCTTGTGACACAGCGGGCCACAGTCGTACTACATGAACTACACGCTCCAGCGCGTTGGCCGAATCACAGACTGGCCAAATCTGGCATCAAAGGGTGTCCCTGAGCTCCTCTGACCTGCGCTGGCATTTCCATTGCCAAAGATTGGACTGGACACGATCCAATACCTCATTCGCTAATGCGGCTGCCTGAACGGAATTTGTATCAAGGCCTTTGCTCCCTGAGGGATCTGGCCAGCACCGCAACCATAATTTGACCGCATGGCCTCGCCCATACTTCCCAAGTAAGGTTCTAATTTTCCTCCATATCCAAAGCCGCGGCCCGATCTCGAAGCTGGGAAAACGACATACTGATGGGAAACCCGGTGCAGCCGGTGGTTCTGGTTTCGACACGCCTGTGCATGAGCTGAACAATTGCTGGCCGAATCCGCCGCCACTCGGCAGACAAGCGCTTTTCTCCTAAATAGTACAGCCGTCATTAATCACCCTGCCCGCCAATGAGCATCACACGGCCTTATTTTGTGACGGCGGGAACGAAGCTGGAACTACCTCAATCCAACATGCAATAAAATACAACAAATTCGCGCATATCCGGGGTCGGTTTAACATCAAAGGATATTCAGGAGGCTCGGTAATATCGCTAGAAACTACCAGCAGTCCAAAGTGACTAATATGCCAGGAAGACCCGGTGAACCCTTGGGGAGCGGTCAGCTCGGTGAATAGTAATCACGTACAACGCCACGGCGCAACGGTCGGAGACTACCACTGGTCAGTAGACGCCACGGATTTGAAAGCAGCTGGACACGTAGGCCAAACACTCCCTTTCGGCTTTTGCGTGTTCAAGGAAGTTGTCGTGACCTGTTGCCACGCAGGTCAAACTGGCGTTGCGGATATGTCGGGTACAGATTGAACCTTAGTAAACAGCCATGGAATCACGATTATTGGGTCTCGATGTTTCCGCCAGCCCCTTCCCATTACAGAGTACTCGAGTGAGCCAGCTTTTCGTTGAATATATAAAAGGCCCCGCTCCCAGCCATTAATTTGAGTGACTGCACTGCAATCTAACGGTATCTTAAGCATAAGAATATTTTTCCGCGTTTACCATAATGTCCAATCCGATAACCAAGACGTTCGTCGTTACAGGCGCTTCTCGAGGACTTGGTGTAAGCATGGTTTGAACCAATATAAGCGGCATTATAACTAATGATGGAAATATAGCTCGAGTTTGTGCGACAGCTGAGTGATGTCAGTCACCATCACGTTATCGCGGTTGTTCGAAGTCCGGAGATTGCAGAGCAATTGAACACACTTGGCAGGGGGAACGTCTCCATTGTCAAGGCTGATTTGTCGGACTTGAAGTCCTTTCCGGTGAGAGAATGCAAGTGGGACGCTTGTTCAGAGTACAACGCTTATTCTATCAAGGATGTTGCCACCAAAATATCCAAGGTCGCGAACGGAAAGATTGATGTTCTGATAAAGTAATGCATCTGTACTTTGATACAGTACATTTATTCCAGAAAAAGACTGACATTGATAGTAATGCTGGCGTGATGGTGGGAACAGGGGCAGAAGGTCAAACGCCTGTCTCTCAATCGTCTCCGGAAGAGTGGACGGAGCAGGTACGTGCCCCAAAGAAGCCGATTTCGCGATGTTATCCACATAGCTAACTATGAGAAACAAAAACAATAGTTCAACATGAATGTTCTGAGCCTTGTTTTCTTCACCATTGCCCTGATACCACCGCTGGAGACAGGAAAAGATAAGAAGGTCATCAAACCTTGGTTCTTTCTTAGGCGACCTAGAGTTCGCACTAGCACATGAAGAGCTTCACTACTCTTCCTACTCGGTGACCAAGGCAGCACTTAATATGGCCAACATTAAGTTCCACAACGAGTAAGAGACTCAAACCTATAGACTAGATCTTTGTACGCTAACACTGCCAAACTTAGATATAAGTCCAAAGGATTTACATTTATATCGCTTAACCCAGGATGGGTCAATACGGATCTAGCTGGAAAGGGCCAGGGTATTCATGTGAGGTTATGATCTAGCGAACTCAACCCGTGTGTCACATGCTAATTCTAATTAGGCGCCTCTTCAGGCAGAGCAATCGATCAAGCGTTGTCTCAGCTTCATCTATCGCAGCGGGCCGGAGCACAGTGGAAAGTTCTTTTCACTCGAAGGTAGCACCGACGCTCTGGTATATTAACTGGTTCTGTCTTGTCAATGAGGGCATGTGTATCAGATTCTAGATTGTTCAGTGATCCTGTCTCAAGGTGCTCTCTCTTTCACTCGATTGAGCTCGTCTGGTATCAAGACTGCTCGCGTTTTGTGTCCAGTCAAGCTTGAGATACTTTTTCATAAGACTCGAAATACGGTTCCTTGGCTTATGGGCCCATTCGACAAGCAACATGTACCGCCAAAATCCTGCTGGAAAATATGTGCGGCCTGAGCGACCTCCACCCAAGGCACGCCATAATCCCACGGTGTCACAAACTATGTGCTGTGCCCTGGCCTCAAATTGTGCTGCCGGGCTTGGTCGGCAGGGAACAGTGTGGTACTATAGGCCGGGCTTAGCAGGTCTTTCATATAAAAATAGAGAAACGCGTGACTGTGAATAGCGCTACTCTAGTTCGAGGTAAGTCAGTCATGACGCTATCTCATCTGTCTAATTTGAAGCCTTCTATGCTCTTAATTTCCTTCAGGAGCGGTAGTTTACGCCAAAAACCTGAAACTTCGTAGCTTCGCCGTTCCAGTATACCTTGCCAACATCACGGCACTTCTTGTTTCCCCCATCGGTTTTAGTGAAGCCGACATGACCTCCCTCTTTCGTGCTGAGCGTATACACGGATCCAGAAGCCGAGTACGTAAAGATGATCTCCTGCGCTTGGTTGCGGTCTTTGGTGAGG from Purpureocillium takamizusanense chromosome 4, complete sequence includes the following:
- a CDS encoding uncharacterized protein (EggNog:ENOG503NZ3S~COG:Q), which produces MSSSVIAALQSGPVQALHYLRRALLSPVLSGSLLLALLAAPEELRHAALKRLSLPTNYDLTVAKTVLQVLLGLGIARTVNLALSAMAANSWRVTAASGWDWPKEIAVVTGGCSGIGHGIVERLVRRQVKVAILDIQELPKTLQGHPLVRYYKCDITSPDSVAKAADAIRKELGHPTILINNAGITKPMPILKMPQEFLLKIFGVNCMSHWTTVQQFLPRMIQVNKGHVVTVASLASFIALANAADYSATKAAALAFHESLACELKHFYKADSVLTTVVHPNFVRTPLIKDFDDRLEGEGLRLLTSDHVADTIVNQVFSRRGAQLIIPDTQAVVSGLRGWPTWLQVVIRNTIGKSATKM
- a CDS encoding uncharacterized protein (TransMembrane:1 (o252-272i)~EggNog:ENOG503NX3T~COG:Q); this encodes MGKSASSQSPQDVDFEVIIVGAGISGINAAYRVKQQAPPGTRLTILEGRDSIGGTWDLFRYPGIRSDSDIFTFGFSWNPWPHQTTLGLGAEIKEYLIQSAKVAGVDEQIRYQHKVTTASWVSGQNYWEVSVSAKNSEKPKLFRTRFLVFGTGYYDYDQPLEAVIPGIKDFKGKVIHPQFWPKDYDYTNKEMVVIGSGATAVTIVPSVADKVKHVTMLQRSPTYIFPLPQYPKLTSFMFALMPSRMAQLANRLLWIIQGYLMIAACRTFPGLVRRVIRAINKKLLPPNIPCDPHFTPRYKPWEQRVCASLDGDFFAALRSGKASVATDTIVTVTEDTIELNSGAVIRPDVIVTATGLKLKFGGGVQFSVDGKPLDPTKGFMWKSSMIQDLPNVVFCVGYQDASWTLGADCAAQLLTRLMWELRSSNATVAMPHLEKPEEMEVKPLMSLSATYLKNINKALPKAGTGSWRPRTHYTADLYAAKWGDIRSGLLIK
- a CDS encoding uncharacterized protein (COG:S~EggNog:ENOG503PAUH), whose protein sequence is MSYQQQPGYAPQQPQQQQQVHHQQQQHYPPPPTHALQQQQPPQQTQQQYANVVAQPGAQHLQHQQGPAPTDSGAFHGGTYNITHRDTNAVLGVNLQPGAVVRAKPGAMIHMAGSIQLTGKVKFSMKKLLTGSDMAESTYAGPGRLALGPTLFGDIITLHLDGRQSWTIGKDAFLACTPDVSKEAKAQGFSKALFSGEDLFVYRVAGQGIIWLTSFGAVDRLDVGEPFARPRCLCAYSQDSSSLVSNTSSTTAILSHGVATIKSKGPAAEPWAASRQARVSCVASRALGPSTCRRGIGTSSRRLSARVPVAPPEAYDWSVWQQVVHVGNGVGGRRDTVMDGFWGSTAPSGYVHVDPTRSQRTVCYLEYIASPPFFMPGT
- a CDS encoding uncharacterized protein (TransMembrane:6 (i39-58o102-120i132-152o164-184i196-218o265-289i)~EggNog:ENOG503PCP4~COG:G); translation: MYLSGNPASTFEETEKQEIELSSAPDPAIVKRIKLKADFILLPLLTLAYLFNSVSNAHTAGLEEDLGLVGNQFNQILTFYQIPFIVLGPAVTLLTKWLGARWTIPGMLLVFGCASLASGFSKNFRDIVICRVFVGAFESGFLASVIYYLSIWYTRAELATRIGIFYAALVSSSAFGGLLAYAVFHIKSGAYPSWAYLFFLEGGLTVVWSFVLFALLPFGVNSAWFLNEEEKVAACVRLQQDSVSTLEEGFSWREALGEFRTVHGYIRVLLGFTSGVITTSNANFLAIIVKRLQFSVIKTNLVCI
- a CDS encoding uncharacterized protein (EggNog:ENOG503P1X8~COG:Q), with product MSNPITKTFVVTGASRGLGLEFVRQLSDVSHHHVIAVVRSPEIAEQLNTLGRGNVSIVKADLSDLKSFPVRECKWDACSEYNAYSIKDVATKISKVANGKIDVLIK